TTATACGGCACTGTAGCTATATGTGCTCCTACTTTAGCCGCTTCCAATACGTGCATTGGATGTCTTATGCTTGCCGCTATAACTTCTGTTTCAATTCCGTATATGTCAAATATCTGGACGATGTCAGACACCAACTGCAATCCATCTGTGGAAATATCGTCAAGTCTGCCTACGAAAGGACTTACGTATGTAGCACCTGCTCTTGCTGCAAGAAGTGCTTGTGTCGCTGAAAAAACCAGTGTGACATTGGTCTTTATGCCTTTTTCGGTGAGTATTTTGACTGCCTTTAGACCCTCGGCCGTCATAGGTATCTTTATGACGATATTTTTGTGAATCTTAGCCAGCTCTAATGCTTCTTTCACCATGCCGTCGTGATCTTCTGAAACGACTTCTGCGCTGATAGGACCGTCTACAATTGTGGTTATCTCTTTTACTACCTCTATGAAGTCTCTGCCTTCTTTAGCTATAAGAGAAGGATTTGTGGTAACACCGCATATTACGCCAAGCTCATTTGCTTCCCTTATCTCATCGGCATTGGCAGTATCAATAAAAAACTTCATATTGCACACTCCTTTAAAACAAATTTATCCCATAGGGGCGGAAACCGTCCCTTATGAATCTAAAACTCAAGCTCTTCCTTCTGAGCCAAACATCCTCATCTTGTTTTTTATTACTTCTTTCATAGCTTCTTTGCATGGACCTAAAATCTTCCTTGGATCGTACACTTCTTCATCGTTTTTCAATAGCTCTCTAAGCCTTGCAGCAAAAGCTTGTCTTATGTCTGTGTCGATATTTATCTTATTTACACCTAAGCTTACTGCCTTCCTTATATCAGCTTCTGGAACTCCTGATGCACCATGGAGAACTATAGGCATCTTAAGCATCTCTTTAATCTTTACAAGCCTGTCAAAGTCAAGTTTAGGTTCACCTTTGTATGGACCGTGTGCAGTACCGATGGATATTGCCAAGTAGTCAACACCTGTCTCTTTTGCAAACTTGTAAGCTTCATCAGGATCTGTCATAGATGCTTCCCTTTCATCAACAGTTACATTGTCTTCTGTACCGCCGATTTTGCCTATCTCTGCTTCTACAGATACACCCATGCCGTGTGCAATAGTTACAACGTTTTTCGTCACTTCAATGTTTTTCTCGAGAGGTAACTTTGATGCGTCCATCATTACGGAAGTCCAACCATTTCTAAGACATTTCATGACATTGTTGAAATCTGTACCGTGATCTAAGTGTAATGCGATGGGAACTGATGCTTTAGTTGCCAATGTCCTTACGATTGCAGAAATTGTCTCTATGCCAGCATATTTTAAACCGCCTTCACTAACCTGAATTATGGCAGGAGATCTCATTTCTTCTGCAG
The nucleotide sequence above comes from Thermoanaerobacterium sp. PSU-2. Encoded proteins:
- the fsa gene encoding fructose-6-phosphate aldolase, yielding MKFFIDTANADEIREANELGVICGVTTNPSLIAKEGRDFIEVVKEITTIVDGPISAEVVSEDHDGMVKEALELAKIHKNIVIKIPMTAEGLKAVKILTEKGIKTNVTLVFSATQALLAARAGATYVSPFVGRLDDISTDGLQLVSDIVQIFDIYGIETEVIAASIRHPMHVLEAAKVGAHIATVPYKVIMQMIKHPLTDIGIERFLKDWETVPKK
- a CDS encoding class II fructose-1,6-bisphosphate aldolase; translated protein: MLVTGIELLKKANEEGYAVGAFNTSNLEITQAIVEAAEEMRSPAIIQVSEGGLKYAGIETISAIVRTLATKASVPIALHLDHGTDFNNVMKCLRNGWTSVMMDASKLPLEKNIEVTKNVVTIAHGMGVSVEAEIGKIGGTEDNVTVDEREASMTDPDEAYKFAKETGVDYLAISIGTAHGPYKGEPKLDFDRLVKIKEMLKMPIVLHGASGVPEADIRKAVSLGVNKINIDTDIRQAFAARLRELLKNDEEVYDPRKILGPCKEAMKEVIKNKMRMFGSEGRA